A single Lactuca sativa cultivar Salinas chromosome 8, Lsat_Salinas_v11, whole genome shotgun sequence DNA region contains:
- the LOC111889306 gene encoding phosphoenolpyruvate carboxylase — MASRNLEKMASIDAQLRLLAPGKVSDDDKLVEYDALLLDRFLDILQDLHGEDIRRTVQDCYELSAEYEGNMDPNKLEELGRVLTSLDAGDSIVMAKSFSQMLNLANLAEEVQIAYRRRIKLKRGDLADEASAPTESNIEETFKRLVGQLKKSPQEVFDSLKNQTVDIVLTAHPTQSIRRSLLQKHGRIRNCLAQLYAKDITPDDKQELDEALQREIQAAFHTDEIRRTAPTPQDEMRAGMSYFHETIWKGVPKFLRRVDTALKNIGICERVPYNAPLIQFSSWMGGDRDGNPRVTPEVTRDVCLLARMMAANLYFSQIEDLMFELSMWRCNDELRARADELHRTTKRDVKHYIEFWKQIPASEPYRIILGDVRDKLYHTRERSRQLLANGISDIPEGKTFTNVEQFLEPLELCYRSLCACGDRPIADGSLLDFMRQVSTFGLSLVRLDIRQESERHTDVMDAITNHLQIGSYRNWPEQQKQEWLLSELKGKRPLFGPDLPKTEEISDVLDTFHVISELPSDNFGAYIISMATAPSDVLAVELLQRECHVKTPLRVVPLFEKLADLKAAPAAMACLFSIDWYKNRINGNQEVMIGYSDSGKDAGRFSAAWQLYKAQEELTLTAKRFGVKLTMFHGRGGTVGRGGGPTHLAILSQPPDTIHGSLRVTVQGEVIEQSFGEERLCFRTLQRFTAATLEHGMNPPISPKPEWRKLMDELAVIATNEYRSIVFQEPRFVEYFRLATPELEYGRMNIGSRPSKRKPSGGIESLRAIPWIFSWTQTRFHLPVWLGFGAAFKHAIEKDSKNLEMLREMYNEWPFFRVTIDLVEMVFAKGNPGIAALYDKLLVSEELLPFGERLRANYEDTKSLLLLIAGHRNLLDGDPYLKQRLRLRDSYITTLNVLQAYTLKRIRDPSYDVKLRPHLSKEIMESTKPAAELVKLNPTSDYGPGLEDTLILTMKGIAAGMQNTG, encoded by the exons ATGGCGAGTCGGAACTTGGAGAAGATGGCTTCAATTGATGCACAGTTGAGGCTGTTGGCACCTGGTAAGGTGTCGGATGATGATAAATTGGTGGAATATGATGCTCTGTTGTTGGATCGATTTCTGGATATTCTTCAGGACTTGCATGGAGAGGATATACGCCGAACG GTGCAAGATTGCTATGAACTTTCGGCTGAGTATGAAGGTAACATGGACCCTAACAAACTGGAGGAGCTCGGGAGAGTGTTGACAAGTTTGGATGCTGGGGATTCCATTGTTATGGCTAAGTCTTTTTCCCAAATGCTTAATTTAGCCAATTTAGCAGAAGAAGTTCAAATAGCATATAGGCGGAGAATCAAGTTAAAAAGAGGTGATTTAGCCGATGAGGCATCAGCACCAACTGAGTCAAATATCGAAGAGACATTCAAAAGGCTGGTGGGTCAACTCAAGAAATCGCCTCAAGAAGTTTTTGACTCTTTGAAGAATCAAACGGTGGATATTGTCCTCACAGCACATCCTACTCAATCCATCCGTAGGTCTTTGCTTCAGAAACATGGGAG AATTCGGAATTGTTTAGCGCAATTGTATGCCAAAGACATCACTCCAGATGATAAGCAGGAGCTCGATGAGGCTCTACAGAGAGAG ATTCAAGCTGCGTTCCACACCGATGAAATCCGGAGAACGGCGCCCACTCCACAAGATGAGATGAGAGCAGGAATGAGTTATTTCCATGAAACAATTTGGAAAGGCGTTCCAAAATTCTTGCGTCGTGTTGATACTGCTTTGAAGAATATTGGAATTTGTGAACGGGTTCCTTATAACGCCCCTCTTATTCAATTCTCTTCTTGGATGGGTGGTGATCGTGATG GAAATCCGAGGGTAACTCCTGAAGTTACAAGGGATGTATGTTTACTAGCCCGCATGATGGCTGCAAATCTTTACTTCTCTCAAATAGAAGACCTCATGTTTGAG CTCTCTATGTGGCGCTGCAATGATGAACTTCGTGCTCGTGCTGATGAATTGCATAGAACCACAAAGAGAGATGTAAAGCACTATATTG AATTCTGGAAACAAATTCCTGCAAGTGAGCCATATCGTATTATTCTCGGTGATGTGAGGGATAAATTGTATCATACACGCGAACGTTCTCGTCAATTATTAGCCAATGGGATTTCTGATATTCCCGAGGGCAAAACATTCACAAATGTTGAGCAG TTTCTCGAGCCACTAGAGCTATGTTACCGATCACTCTGTGCATGTGGTGATCGACCAATAGCTGACGGAAGCCTTCTTGATTTCATGCGTCAAGTTTCCACATTCGGGCTTTCACTCGTTAGACTCGATATCCGTCAAGAATCCGAACGCCACACCGATGTCATGGACGCCATCACAAACCACCTCCAAATCGGCTCTTACCGAAATTGGCCCGAACAACAAAAACAAGAATGGCTCTTATCCGAACTTAAAGGCAAACGCCCTCTATTCGGCCCAGACCTCCCCAAAACCGAAGAAATCTCCGATGTTTTGGACACATTTCATGTCATATCCGAACTCCCATCCGATAACTTCGGTGCTTACATCATCTCAATGGCCACCGCTCCTTCCGATGTGCTTGCAGTCGAACTCCTCCAACGCGAATGCCATGTCAAAACCCCGTTACGAGTCGTCCCGTTATTCGAAAAACTCGCGGATCTCAAGGCGGCACCGGCCGCCATGGCCTGCCTTTTTTCAATCGATTGGTATAAAAATAGAATCAATGGGAACCAAGAAGTCATGATTGGGTACTCGGATTCAGGCAAAGATGCCGGGAGATTCTCTGCTGCTTGGCAATTGTACAAAGCACAAGAGGAGTTGACCCTAACTGCTAAACGGTTTGGGGTTAAGCTCACTATGTTTCATGGTCGTGGTGGGACCGTGGGCCGGGGTGGAGGTCCGACCCATTTGGCGATATTGTCTCAGCCACCGGATACAATTCATGGTTCGCTTCGGGTCACGGTTCAAGGTGAAGTTATTGAGCAGTCATTTGGGGAGGAGCGGTTGTGTTTTCGAACACTGCAACGGTTCACGGCGGCTACACTTGAACATGGGATGAATCCGCCGATTTCGCCTAAGCCTGAATGGCGTAAACTCATGGACGAGTTAGCGGTTATTGCTACTAATGAATATCGTTCCATCGTTTTTCAAGAGCCCCGATTTGTCGAATATTTCCGCCTG GCAACACCGGAGTTGGAGTACGGTCGCATGAACATAGGGAGCCGACCATCAAAACGGAAGCCAAGTGGTGGGATTGAGTCCCTTCGTGCAATTCCATGGATATTTTCATGGACTCAAACAAGGTTCCATCTTCCTGTATGGCTTGGCTTTGGAGCcgcattcaaacatgccattgaaaaggatTCGAAGAATCTCGAAATGCTTAGGGAAATGTACAACGAGTGGCCTTTCTTTAGAGTAACTATCGATTTAGTTGAAATGGTGTTTGCCAAAGGGAACCCCGGGATCGCTGCATTGTATGACAAACTCCTTGTTTCCGAAGAACTTTTGCCATTCGGCGAGCGGTTGAGGGCCAATTATGAAGACACTAAAAGCCTCCTCCTCTTG ATCGCGGGACACCGAAATCTGCTCGATGGCGATCCGTATTTGAAGCAAAGACTTAGATTACGAGACTCATACATAACAACACTTAATGTGCTTCAAGCATACACCCTGAAGCGGATACGAGACCCTAGTTATGATGTGAAGTTGAGGCCACATTTGTCCAAAGAAATAATGGAATCGACTAAACCGGCTGCAGAGCTTGTGAAGCTCAACCCAACAAGTGACTATGGGCCAGGGCTTGAGGACACACTTATCTTAACCATGAAAGGTATTGCGGCTGGGATGCAGAACACGGGTTGA